TTGCAGTTCCGGCATGTCAACAAGTTTATTGGTTACAAAAATGGAGGCTCATGCGAAATCCGTTGGAGATGAGGCGAAGATTTGGGCGGTTGGCCAGGATAAGGCGAAGCAGGAAATGGCGGAGGCAGATGTTGTGTTGATTGGGCCGCAAATGAGCTTTTTGAAAGGTGATTTACAGAAGGAAGCGGAGAAGTACGGAATCAAGGTTGATGTGATTGACATGATGGCGTATGGCATGGCTGATGGGAAAAAAGCATATGAACAAGCTCTTTCTTTAATAGGTGATAAATAATGGAAAAATTACAACTTGATCAATTGACAGATGAGCAGATCAGCTTTCAGCTTATCCTTCATAGCGGGAATGCGCGTGCCAAGGTAATCCAAGCGCTGCGTGAATATAAGGATGGCAATGAGAGTGGAGCGGATGAGCTGATTGCACAGGCAGAAGCAGACCTTAGCATTTCGCATGATATCCATTTCCAAATGGTGCAAAAGGAAGCTTCCGGCGACCAAATACCATATTCACTTCTTTTGATGCATTCAGAGGATCATTTAATGTCTACGTTAACGATGAAGGAATTGGTGAAAGAGTTATTAGAAGTCTTCAAGTCTCAAAAGAAATAAGATTTTAGAAGCTTGTAACATGCCCTTTAAGCAGGGAGAGAAATTTGACTGGGGGAAAAGTTGATGTTTGATAAAATAAGCAGTTTCCTAGTGCCAATCGCAGGAAAGCTTAATAATAACAGGTATTTAAGTGTTTTACGTGACGCTTTTATGTTAGCGTTTCCACTAACTGTGTTTGGTTCCATGGTAGTCGTATTATTAAACCTGCCGTTCTTGAATAAATTTTTGAGCGATGGCACCATTTCAACACTCTCAAATACGTTTGGGGTTGCCCAAAGTGCGACAATGAGCATTATGACCGTCTTCGTTGTGTTTGGGATTGGGTATTATTTATCGAAAAGCTATAATGTAGAGGCTGTCTTCGGCGGAGTCGTGGCACTGGCATCCTTCCTATTCTTGACACCGTTTACCGTTGAAACAGCAAGCGGGGAAGTCATCACTGGTGTTCTTTCATTAGATCGTCTAGGGGCTAAAGGGATGTTCCTTGGCATGATTTCGGCATTTGTTGCAGGAGAGATTTATCGCAAAATTGTGCAAAAGGATATTGCCATTAAGATGCCTGCCGGCGTACCGCCAGCTGTATCTAAATCCTTTGCAGCATTGATTCCAGCATTCATTACGTTAACAATCTTTTTAGTTATTCATGCAGTGGTAGCTCTCGTATTTGAAACAAATCTTCATGATGTTATCTATAGTGTGCTTCAAAAGCCGCTGACAGGTTTAGGCTCTGGGTTGATTCCAACCTTGGTGGTTGTGTTCTTGATTCAATTGCTCTGGTTCTTCGGTCTTCATGGACAAATTATTATGAACTCTGTCATGGATCCAATCTGGCTATCTCTATCTCTCGAAAACTTAGAAGCGTTTAAAGCCGGAGAGGAAGTGCCGCACATTATTTCCAAAACGTTTATGGATACATTTACCGTTGGAATGGGCGGTACAGGGATGACGTTAGCTGTAGTTGCAGCAATTCTTGTATTCGTTAAATCTAAACAGATGAAGCAAGTAGCGAAAATTGGGGGAGCCCCTGGTATCTTTAACGTCAATGAACCAATTATCTTCGGTTTGCCAATCGTAATGAACCCATTGATCTTGATTCCGTGGATCGTCTCACCGTTAGTGGTTGTTATCTTCACTTACACTATGATGAGAATCGGCTTGGTGCCGGCGCCAACTGGGGTTGTTGTTCCATGGACAGTTCCGATAGGCTTCAGTGGATACTTGGCAACGAACTCCATTATGGGCTCATTACTGCAAATTGCGAACTTCTTTATCGTATTCGCCATCTGGCTTCCATTCTTGAAGGTCATTGACCGCGTTAATTTGAAGAAGGAAGAGGAAGAAGCGAAAGCGGCGATGGCTAATCAAAATACAGATAACGTAAATATGTAATTAAGAAGGCTCTGTTCCAACTATAAAATGGGTGGACAGAGCCTAATCATAACACCAGCAAAGGAGAATTTATCGTGAACAATCAAGAGAGAGAGACTCACGTAACATATAAGTTTCCAGACGGGTTTTGGTGGGGATCTGCTGCCTCTGCAACTCAAACGGAGGGTGCCTCAGACGTAGACGGGAAAGGTAAGAACATTTGGGATCATTGGTATGAGCTGGAGCCTAACCGTTTCTTTGATGGAGTGGGACCGGAGAAGACATCTCAATTCTATTACAAATATAAAGAGGATATTGCCTTGATGAAGCAAATTGGCCATAACTCTTTCCGTATGTCCATCTCGTGGGCGCGTTTGTTTCCGGAAGGGACAGGGGATATCAATCCGAAGGCGGTTGAATTTTACCACAACGTGATTGATGAATTGATTGCGAACGATATTGAACCATTTGTCGGGTTATTCCATTTTGATATGCCGCTTGCGATGCAGGAGATTGGCGGCTGGGAGAGCCGTGAAGTCGTTGATGCGTATGTGCGTTATGTTACGGCTTGCTTTGAAGAGTTCGGCGGCAAGGTAAAGAAATGGTTTACGCATAATGAGCCAATTGTTCCGGTAGAGGGCGGATATCTATATGACTTCCATTATCCGAACATCGTCGATTTCAAAAAGGCCGTCCAAGTTGCTTATCATACGATTCTCTCAAGTGCAAAGGCAGTAGAAGCTTACCGAGCGCTCAGTCAGGATGGCCAGATTGGCATCGTGCTTAATCTGACGCCTTCATACCCGCGCAGCCAGAATCCGGCCGATTTGAAGGCAGCGAGAATTTGCGATGCTTTCTTTAATCGTTCCTTCCTCGACCCTTCCGTAAAGGGTACATTCCCTGAGGATCTGGTGGAAATATTAAAAGAAAAAGGTTTTATGCCTGCTATTGCTAAGGGGGATCTTGAGACAATCAAGAACAACACAGTCGATATTCTTGGGGTGAACTATTATCAGCCAAGGCGTGTGAAGGCGAAGGAGTCTATGCCTCATCCAGATAGTCCGTTCATGCCTGAATTTTATTTCGATTATTATGAAATGCCGGGCCGCAAGATGAACCGCCACCGCGGATGGGAAATCTATGAGAAGGGCATTTATGACATCCTTAGTAACCTGAAAGAGAATTACGGAAATATTGAATGCTTCATTTCTGAGAACGGTATGGGTGTTGAAGGTGAGGAGAAATTCAGGAATGCTGAGGGAATGATTGAGGATGACTACCGGATTGATTTCATTCGCGAGCATCTTAAATGGGTGCATAAAGCAGCAAGTGAAGGCTCCAATGTAAAAGGATATCATTTATGGACCTTTATGGATAATTGGTCCTGGTCCAATGCTTATAAAAACCGGTATGGGTTCGTTTCCGTTAATCTGGACAAAGATGGGGAACGTTCCATTAAGAAGAGCGGCTACTGGATTCAAGAAGTATCCAAGAATAATGGATTCTAAGGAGCATGAGAAGAAGAGGGCATATTCGTGTCTTCTTCTTTATGCTTTTTTATACAATAGCAGTAAAATTTTTTCTTTTTATGGAAAAATATGAGGATTTTCGTCTGCTTCATTATATTATATAAGTAAATATACAGAAAGAAGATAGTCGGAAGAGTCACTTCAGTATGATAGACAGGGGTTTAATAGAATATGACCAAATATGAGAGCATCGCCAATGAGATGAGAAGACGAATTAAAGAGGGTTACTATCCTATCGATCAGCCTATTCCTGATGAGCTTAGTTTGGCCGAGGAATTCGGCTCAAGCCGAATGACCATGAGAAAGGCCTTAGATCTCCTTGTTTCAGAAGGGCTCCTCTTCCGTAAGAGAGGACATGGAACATTCATCATCCAGATGTACAAGAATCAGTCATTGAACGTGATCAGTGATGAAAGCTTAGGGCTTTCCAATCTGGTCAAGGGCAAGCCGGTATCCAGCAAGATTATTCAGTTTACGATTGAGTTCCCATCAGAAGAAGTGGCTGGTCACTTGGCCATCGGAAGGCAGGAGCCGGTCTATCATATTATCCGCTTGAGGATGGTCGACCATGAGCCATATGTTATGGAAGAGACTTATATGCCATCTAATTTAATTCCGGGGATTACGGAGGACATTTTGCATGCCTCCATCTATAATTATATTCAGCAAGACTTAGATTTGAAGATTGGCGGAGCCCATCGGACCATCATGGCTGATAAATCCAATGAGCTTGATCAAACGTATTTAGAGTGCAAAAAGGAGGATCCGATTTTGCAGGTCGTGCAGGTAGGGTTCTTAAATAATGGTGTTCCGTTTGAATATTCATTCTCTAGACATCGCTATGATAAATTTGTCTTTACGAGCGTATCAGTGAAGAAATAAATGAGGCTTGAGAGGAGCGGTTGGATGCTTTTAGGTGCAATTGAAGCAGGAGGTACGAAGTTTGTCTGTGCAGTGGGACATGAGAATGGAACGATTGTCGAACGAACAGTCATCCCGACTGATTTGCCAGAGGTAACGATGAGAGAGGTCATTGGGTTCTTTCAAAAGCATCAGCCAGATGCAATAGGCATCGGTACATTTGGACCCGCAGATGTCAATCCAAAAAGCCCGACGTTTGGCATGATTACCTCAACACCTAAGCAAGGGTGGAGGGATTATCCTTTATTAAGCGAGCTGGAAAAAGTCTTCCCGGTGCCGATGGGTTTCGATACCGATGTGAATGCAGCTGCTCTTGGTGAAGCGAAGCTGGGTGCGGCAAAGGGGCTAGATAGCTGTCTGTATATCACGGTTGGGACAGGCATCGGAGCGGGCGCACTTGTTGGGGGTAAATTGTTGCAGGGACTCTCCCACCCGGAAATGGGCCATATCATGGTTCGCAGGCATCCGAACGATTCATATGAAGGGAAATGTCCTTATCATAAGGATTGTCTGGAAGGGCTGGCAGCAGGTCCGGCAATTGAGGAGCGCTGGGGCATGAAGGGAGACAAGCTCCAAGAAGCGGAAGAGGTTTGGGAGCTGGAAGGTTATTATTTGGCCCAAGCCATTGCCCACTATATTCTTGTGCTGTCACCTAAGAAGATTATCCTTGGCGGCGGTGTAATGAAGCAGGAACAGCTGTATCCAATCATTGCGAGAAATGTCCAAGAAATCCTGAATGGGTATGTATCATTACCGGAGATTATGGACCGGATTGATGAATACCTCGTGTCGCCTGGCCTTGGCGACAACGCTGGGATTACAGGTTCATTGATGCTCGCATATGAAGCATACACAGAGCAAAATAGATAGAAATATAGGGGTGCCAGAAGAATTCCGGCATCCTTTTATTATTCCTTCGACAAATCTTTTCCCGGGTAATAAATTCCTCGAAAATAGGGTCATCTTGGTTGGACATGCAGGATTTCTTGTTTTACTGTAATCTGATTGCTTTAACGGACGAAAGTTTGATATTATCATTATAATTATTGTCTATAGTATGCAGGAACTTGGAGGTGTCATTTATGACGCGCATTTCAAAAGAACAGGCTAAACATGTCGCAAATTTGGCGAGATTGGCCATTACGGAAGAAGAAACGGACATGATTACGAAGCAGCTCGATTCTATTATCACATTTGCCGAGCACTTAAATGAGCTTGACACGACGAATATTGAACCTACGACACATGTACTACATATGAAAAATGTTTTAAGAGAAGACAAGTCAGCACCTGGATTACCGCGGGAAGAGGTCTTAAAGAATGCCCCTGACCACCAGGATGGACAAATACGTGTACCAGGAATTATGGAGTAGGCCAGGGAGGGAATATTAATGTCTTTATTTGACCATAAGGTATCTGAGCTGCAGCAAATGCTGCAATCAAAGGAAATACAGGTTCGTGACCTCGTCTCTGAATCCTATAGCAGGATTAAGGATGTTGATGGAAAGGTGCAGGCTTTCCTGACATTAGATGAGGAAAATGCTTGGAAGAAAGCGGATGAGCTTGATGCTAAGCTTGCCCGGGGAGAGGCGAAAGGCCCGTTATTCGGCATGCCGATCGGCATTAAGGATAACATCGTGACGAAAGGCCTGCGTACGACTTGTGCGAGCAAGATTCTCGATAATTTTGATCCAATATATGATGCGACCGTTATGGAGCGTTTGCAGCAAAACGAGACAATCACGATTGGGAAACTGAATATGGATGAGTTCGCGATGGGTTCATCAACGGAGAACTCTGCCTTTCAAAAAACAGCTAATCCTTGGGATTTAACGGCCGTGCCAGGCGGTTCTTCAGGCGGTTCAGCTGCAGCTGTTGCAGCGGGTGAGGTGCCGTTCAGCCTTGGGTCTGATACGGGCGGGTCTATCCGCCAGCCGGCTTCCTATTGCGGCGTCGTTGGCATGAAGCCGACCTATGGACGTGTTTCCCGCTATGGCCTCGTTGCTTTCGCATCATCGCTTGACCAAATTGGACCAATCACACGCAACGTAGAAGACAATGCTTACTTGCTTCAAGCAATTGCCGGGATTGACCCAATGGACGGTACTTCTGCCCATATTGAGGTTCCTGATTTCACGAAAGCTTTAACAGGAGACATTAAGGGATTGAAGATTGCTGTACCGAAGGAATACCTCGGTGAAGGCGTCAGCCCTGAGGTGCGTCAATCGGTTCTCGACTCCTTGAAGGTGCTTGAGAGCCTCGGAGCGAGCTATGAAGAAGTATCCCTGCCGCATTCTAAATATGCGCTATCAACATATTATATCTTGTCCTCCTCTGAGGCATCTGCGAACCTTTCCCGTTTTGACGGCGTGAGATACGGACACCGCACAGAGAATGCAGAGAATCTCTTAGAAATGTATAAGAAGACGAGAGCAGAAGGGTTTGGAGAAGAAGTGAAGCGCCGTATCATGCTCGGCACGTTCGCCCTGAGCTCAGGCTATTATGATGCTTATTACAAAAAGGCACAAAAGGTCCGTACGCTTATCAAAAATGATTTTGAAAAAGTATTTGATCAATATGATGTCATCGTTGGCCCGACTGCGCCGACACCTGCCTTCAAAATGGGCGAGAATACAAAAGATCCGCTTACCATGTATGCGAATGATATCCTGACTATCCCGGTAAACCTTGCTGGTGTTCCAGGAATCTCCGTGCCAAACGGTTTCTCAAACGGCCTTCCGTTAGGTCTGCAAATCATCGGCAAGCACTTCGATGAAAGCACGGTGTATAAGGTAGCCCATGCCTTTGAACAAGCGACAGATTTCCATAAACAAAAGCCGTCATTGCAGGGGGTGGAGTAAATGAACTACGAAACAGTCATTGGCTTAGAGGTCCATGTTGAGCTGAAAACAGAATCAAAAATTTTCTCCGCGAGCCCGAACCAATTCGGCGCGCAACCAAATACAAACACAAGCGTGATTGACCTTGGCTATCCGGGTGTATTGCCTGTCTTGAACAAAAAAGCAGTCGAATACGCGATGAAGGCGGCCATGGCCTTAAACTGTGAAGTGGCAACGGATACTAAATTCGACCGCAAGAATTATTTCTATCCTGATAACCCGAAGGCTTACCAAATCTCTCAATTTGACAAGCCAATCGGAGAGCATGGCTGGATTGAGATTGAAGTAAACGGAGAGAAGAAACGTATCGGAATCACACGCCTCCATCTAGAGGAGGATGCCGGCAAGCTGACACATACGGCAGACGGCTATTCCCTATGTGACTATAATAGACAAGGTACGCCATTGATTGAGATTGTTTCTGAGCCGGATATCCGTACGCCAGAGGAAGCGTATGCGTATCTGGAAAAGCTGAAATCGATCATTCAATATACAGGTGTGTCCGACTGCAAGATGGAGGAAGGAAGTCTTCGCTGTGACGCGAATATCTCCCTCCGTCCAGTGGGACAGGAGGAGTTCGGCACAAAGACGGAGCTTAAGAACCTCAACTCCTTTAACTTTGTCAGAAAAGGGCTGGAGTTTGAGCAGGA
The nucleotide sequence above comes from Pradoshia eiseniae. Encoded proteins:
- a CDS encoding PTS sugar transporter subunit IIB — protein: MKKILLACSSGMSTSLLVTKMEAHAKSVGDEAKIWAVGQDKAKQEMAEADVVLIGPQMSFLKGDLQKEAEKYGIKVDVIDMMAYGMADGKKAYEQALSLIGDK
- a CDS encoding PTS lactose/cellobiose transporter subunit IIA, with product MEKLQLDQLTDEQISFQLILHSGNARAKVIQALREYKDGNESGADELIAQAEADLSISHDIHFQMVQKEASGDQIPYSLLLMHSEDHLMSTLTMKELVKELLEVFKSQKK
- the celB gene encoding PTS cellobiose transporter subunit IIC, which translates into the protein MFDKISSFLVPIAGKLNNNRYLSVLRDAFMLAFPLTVFGSMVVVLLNLPFLNKFLSDGTISTLSNTFGVAQSATMSIMTVFVVFGIGYYLSKSYNVEAVFGGVVALASFLFLTPFTVETASGEVITGVLSLDRLGAKGMFLGMISAFVAGEIYRKIVQKDIAIKMPAGVPPAVSKSFAALIPAFITLTIFLVIHAVVALVFETNLHDVIYSVLQKPLTGLGSGLIPTLVVVFLIQLLWFFGLHGQIIMNSVMDPIWLSLSLENLEAFKAGEEVPHIISKTFMDTFTVGMGGTGMTLAVVAAILVFVKSKQMKQVAKIGGAPGIFNVNEPIIFGLPIVMNPLILIPWIVSPLVVVIFTYTMMRIGLVPAPTGVVVPWTVPIGFSGYLATNSIMGSLLQIANFFIVFAIWLPFLKVIDRVNLKKEEEEAKAAMANQNTDNVNM
- a CDS encoding glycoside hydrolase family 1 protein, yielding MVNNQERETHVTYKFPDGFWWGSAASATQTEGASDVDGKGKNIWDHWYELEPNRFFDGVGPEKTSQFYYKYKEDIALMKQIGHNSFRMSISWARLFPEGTGDINPKAVEFYHNVIDELIANDIEPFVGLFHFDMPLAMQEIGGWESREVVDAYVRYVTACFEEFGGKVKKWFTHNEPIVPVEGGYLYDFHYPNIVDFKKAVQVAYHTILSSAKAVEAYRALSQDGQIGIVLNLTPSYPRSQNPADLKAARICDAFFNRSFLDPSVKGTFPEDLVEILKEKGFMPAIAKGDLETIKNNTVDILGVNYYQPRRVKAKESMPHPDSPFMPEFYFDYYEMPGRKMNRHRGWEIYEKGIYDILSNLKENYGNIECFISENGMGVEGEEKFRNAEGMIEDDYRIDFIREHLKWVHKAASEGSNVKGYHLWTFMDNWSWSNAYKNRYGFVSVNLDKDGERSIKKSGYWIQEVSKNNGF
- a CDS encoding GntR family transcriptional regulator, encoding MTKYESIANEMRRRIKEGYYPIDQPIPDELSLAEEFGSSRMTMRKALDLLVSEGLLFRKRGHGTFIIQMYKNQSLNVISDESLGLSNLVKGKPVSSKIIQFTIEFPSEEVAGHLAIGRQEPVYHIIRLRMVDHEPYVMEETYMPSNLIPGITEDILHASIYNYIQQDLDLKIGGAHRTIMADKSNELDQTYLECKKEDPILQVVQVGFLNNGVPFEYSFSRHRYDKFVFTSVSVKK
- a CDS encoding ROK family protein — its product is MLLGAIEAGGTKFVCAVGHENGTIVERTVIPTDLPEVTMREVIGFFQKHQPDAIGIGTFGPADVNPKSPTFGMITSTPKQGWRDYPLLSELEKVFPVPMGFDTDVNAAALGEAKLGAAKGLDSCLYITVGTGIGAGALVGGKLLQGLSHPEMGHIMVRRHPNDSYEGKCPYHKDCLEGLAAGPAIEERWGMKGDKLQEAEEVWELEGYYLAQAIAHYILVLSPKKIILGGGVMKQEQLYPIIARNVQEILNGYVSLPEIMDRIDEYLVSPGLGDNAGITGSLMLAYEAYTEQNR
- the gatC gene encoding Asp-tRNA(Asn)/Glu-tRNA(Gln) amidotransferase subunit GatC — its product is MTRISKEQAKHVANLARLAITEEETDMITKQLDSIITFAEHLNELDTTNIEPTTHVLHMKNVLREDKSAPGLPREEVLKNAPDHQDGQIRVPGIME
- the gatA gene encoding Asp-tRNA(Asn)/Glu-tRNA(Gln) amidotransferase subunit GatA; translated protein: MSLFDHKVSELQQMLQSKEIQVRDLVSESYSRIKDVDGKVQAFLTLDEENAWKKADELDAKLARGEAKGPLFGMPIGIKDNIVTKGLRTTCASKILDNFDPIYDATVMERLQQNETITIGKLNMDEFAMGSSTENSAFQKTANPWDLTAVPGGSSGGSAAAVAAGEVPFSLGSDTGGSIRQPASYCGVVGMKPTYGRVSRYGLVAFASSLDQIGPITRNVEDNAYLLQAIAGIDPMDGTSAHIEVPDFTKALTGDIKGLKIAVPKEYLGEGVSPEVRQSVLDSLKVLESLGASYEEVSLPHSKYALSTYYILSSSEASANLSRFDGVRYGHRTENAENLLEMYKKTRAEGFGEEVKRRIMLGTFALSSGYYDAYYKKAQKVRTLIKNDFEKVFDQYDVIVGPTAPTPAFKMGENTKDPLTMYANDILTIPVNLAGVPGISVPNGFSNGLPLGLQIIGKHFDESTVYKVAHAFEQATDFHKQKPSLQGVE